A stretch of Cicer arietinum cultivar CDC Frontier isolate Library 1 chromosome 5, Cicar.CDCFrontier_v2.0, whole genome shotgun sequence DNA encodes these proteins:
- the LOC101507515 gene encoding protein terminal ear1 homolog produces MGDTAIILRFQGTLDPTAQEFTPNHIPLSFSLALPYPYPYPYPHYAATPPPHLSPSPTRSLLLTPVPPTASHSDLRKDLQSFGDVRALHTESLPYGIVTVHYCDLRHAQTAFTAIRTHHVHSVSFYNPLCPQFNTSPPPPGIVAGSPLWANYILPDAQNQGTLVVFNLDADVSSHHLRQVFEPFGPIKEVRDTLGNKKNERFVEFFDIRDAAKALKQMNGKEINGKSVSIEFSKVGFGRKFYHSAYPSHASNKPLHFNINPPLLPPTPPHFTHRFDPRYHSPQPPQFSPNNFTCNRGSTNNRLEEQNSPRRNFVRSNSMDTMSNRTWNWRGKQGKKHETRFVIKEDAIVESSFRDSRTTVMIKNIPNKYSQKLLLNMLDNHCIHCNEQIGDGDDQPLSSYDFVYLPIDFKNKCNVGYGFVNMTSPEATLRLYKAFHHQHWEVFNSRKICQITYARVQGLEALKEHFKNSKFPCEMKHYLPVVFSPARDGRKMTEPIPVVGMVNSPVDEEMKSEGVGDNDENSKAAEEAK; encoded by the exons ATGGGAGATACCGCTATCATTCTCCGCTTCCAAGGTACCTTAGACCCTACTGCTCAAGAGTTCACTCCAAACCACATTCCCTTATCCTTCTCTCTTGCTCTTCCCTATCCCTATCCCTATCCCTACCCTCACTACGCCGCCACTCCTCCTCCCCATCTCTCCCCCTCACCCACCCGCTCCCTTCTCCTTACTCCCGTCCCTCCCACCGCCTCTCACTCTGACCTCCGAAAAGATCTTCAATCTTTCGGAGACGTCAGAGCACTTCATACTGAGTCCCTCCCTTACGGAATCGTAACAGTTCATTACTGCGACCTTCGACACGCTCAAACGGCTTTTACCGCTATCCGTACTCACCATGTTCACTCTGTTTCGTTTTATAATCCCCTTTGCCCCCAATTTAATACTTCCCCCCCGCCTCCTGGTATTGTCGCCGGTTCTCCCCTTTGGGCTAACTACATCCTCCCTGACGCTCAGAATCAAGGAACCCTCGTCGTTTTCAACTTGGACGCCGACGTTTCCTCTCACCATCTTCGACAAGTTTTCGAGCCTTTTG gACCCATAAAGGAAGTGAGGGACACCCTAGGgaacaaaaagaatgaaagatTTGTGGAATTTTTTGACATAAGAGATGCTGCGAAAGCTTTGAAACAAATGAATGGCAAAGAAATTAATGGGAAATCTGTTTCTATTGAGTTTAGTAAAGTTGGTTTTGGAAGAAAGTTTTATCATTCAGCTTATCCCTCTCATGCATCCAATAAACCTCTTCACTTCAACATTAATCCACCTCTCTTACCACCAACACCACCACACTTTACTCATCGTTTTGATCCTCGTTACCATTCACCTCAACCGCCACAATTTTCTCCCAATAATTTCACATGTAACCGGGGAAGTACCAATAATAGGCTTGAAGAGCAGAATTCTCCTAGGAGGAattttgttagaagcaactcaATGGACACTATGAGTAACAGGACATGGAATTGGAGGGGAAAGCAAGGAAAGAAACATGAAACTCGGTTTGTGATCAAAGAAGATGCCATTGTTGAATCCAGTTTCAGAGACTCCCGAACAACTGTCATGATAAAAAACATACCCAACAAATACAG TCAGAAGTTACTGTTGAACATGTTGGACAACCACTGCATACACTGCAACGAGCAGATAGGAGACGGCGATGACCAGCCTCTATCCTCCTACGACTTCGTCTACCTTCCTATTGATTTCAA GAACAAATGCAACGTGGGATACGGGTTTGTGAATATGACATCTCCGGAGGCAACGCTGAGACTCTACAAGGCCTTCCATCACCAACATTGGGAGGTGTTTAACTCGAGAAAAATATGCCAAATCACCTACGCCAGAGTTCAG gGATTGGAAGCTTTGAAAGAACATTTTAAGAACTCAAAGTTCCCGTGCGAGATGAAGCATTACCTACCAGTGGTGTTTTCACCAGCTCGAGATGGGAGAAAAATGACGGAGCCAATTCCAGTAGTGGGGATGGTGAACTCTCCTGTAGATGAAGAGATGAAAAGTGAGGGCGTGGGAGATAATGACGAAAATAGTAAAGCAGCAGAAGAAGCTAAGTGA